In Methylobacterium sp. WL1, the sequence GGGTCGCCGCCCCGGCTCTGGCCGAGTGGATCGGGTGGCCCTCCTATTTCGGAGCCGCGCTGCCGATCTACGCCGCCGCGGTGGCGGCGCTGGTGGTGACGGTCGATCGGACCCTGCGGGCCGACGGAGTTGGGGCACGATGATCGCCGAGATCGCCGCATGCGTCCCGGCCTCCCTGGAGGCGTACCGGGGCGGCGTCGCCGTCGGGCCCGGCGGTCCCACGGCGCTTCCCGTCGCCGCGCTGCGCGAGCCGGCCGTCTTCGACGCGACGCTGGCAACCTTCGGAGCCGGATACGGGGCCGCCGACCGGCGCGTCCTGGTCTCGTACTGGAGCCAGTTCTACCTGGCAGCTCTCGCGACACCGGCCCTGACCGCCCTGATCCGCCTTGGGCGCCCGCTGCCGCTGGGCTTCGACACGACACGTCTCGAACTCGACGATGCCGGCCGGCCCGCCCGCCTCCTGGTCCCGGCGGAGACCCCGGATTGCCGGTCGTCGGATTGCGCGTCCGGCCTGGCGGGTCTGGTCGAGGGGCACCTGAGCCCGTTCGTCGAGATGTGCCACGCCCGATGCGGCATCGCCCCCCGGGTCCTGTGGGGGAACGCGGCGGTGATCCTCGACTACGTCGCCGGGGAACTCGGCGGCGCAAATGACCCGGCCTGCACGGCCGCCGCGACCAGGCTCGGATGGCGCGGTACGCTCGCCTGCGGTAGGAACCCCCTCGCGCAGGCCTTGTGCGCAGATGCGTCGGGCTGCCGGCGCCGGCGGGTCTGCTGCCTGCGCCACCGCCTTCCGGGCGTCCCGTCCTGCGGAGCGCTCTGCCCCCTCGAACGCGCCACCGAGCGTTGACCCGTCCGCCATGCTGAAGGCCTTCCTCGCTTATTATAGGCCGCACCGGACGCTGTTCCTGACGGATTTCGGCTGCGCCGTGCTGTCCGGCCTGCTGGAACTCGGCTTTCCGATCGCCGTGAAGGTCTTCGTCGACCGGTTGCTGCCGCAGCAGGATTGGAGCCTGATCGTGCTGGCGGCCTGCGGCCTCGCGCTGGTCTACGTGGCCAATGCCGGCCTGATGGTGGTGGTGACCTACTGGGGCCACGTGCTCGGCATCAACATCGAGACCACGATGCGGGCGCGGGCTTTCGATCACCTGCAGAAGCTCTCCTTCCGGTTCTACGACGGGCAGAAGACGGGTCACCTCGTCGCCCGGGTGACGAAGGATCTGGAAGAGATCGGCGAGGTCGCCCACCACGGGCCCGAGGATCTGTTCATCGCCGTGATGACACTCATCGGGGCCTTCGCCCTCATGGTCTGGGTTCACCCGACCCTGGCGCTGATCACCGGTGCAATCCTGCCGGTCATCGCCTTCGTGAGCCTGCGCTACGGCGGCCGCATGACCCGGAACTGGCAGACGCAATACGGCCGGGTCGGCGCTTTCAATGCGCGCATCGAGGAGAATGTCGGCGGCATGCGGGTCGTGCAGGCGTTTGCCAACGAGCAGCACGAGCGCGCCCTGTTCGCCCGCGACAACGCCCGCTACCGGGACACCAAACTCGAAGCCTACCGGCTCATGGCGGCCAGCCTGTCGATCAACTATCTCGGCCTGCGCCTGGTCCAGATCGCAGTGCTGCTCGGCGGCGCGGCCTTCGTGGTCCGCGGCGACCTGACCGCCGGCGGCTTCGTCGGCTTCCTGCTGCTGGTCGGCGTCTTCTACCGCCCGCTGGAGAAGATCGGCGCGGTGATCGAGACCTATCCGAAGGGGGTGGCGGGCTTTCGCCGCTACCAGGACCTGCTGGCCACCGAACCCGATATCGTCGACCGGCCGGACGCCATCGATGCGGGGACCCTGCGCGGTGACATCCGCTTCGAGGGCGTGAGCTTCGGCTACGACGCGAGCCGCCCGATCTTCGCCGGGCTCGACATGGCCATCGCCGCGGGGGAGACAATCGCCTTCGTCGGCCCGTCGGGCGTCGGCAAGACGACGCTCTGCGCGTTGCTGCCGCGCTTCTACGAAGTCGCGGCGGGGCGGGTGACGTTGGACGGCATCGATGTGCGCGCGCTCACCCTCGCCTCCCTCCGGCGGCAGATCGGCATCGTTCAGCAGGACGTGTTCCTGTTCGCCGGCACGATCCGCGAGAACATCGCCTACGGACGCCTCGACGCCACCGAGGCCGAGATCGACCAGGCAGCCCGCCGCGCCCGGCTCGGCGCGCTGATCGACAGCCTGCCCACCGGGCTGGACACGGTGGTGGGCGAGCGCGGGGTGCGGCTGTCCGGGGGGCAGAAGCAGCGCATCGCCATCGCGCGGGTGTTCCTCAAGAATCCGCCCATCCTGATCCTCGACGAGGCGACCTCGGCCCTCGACACGCAGACCGAGCGCGAGATCCAGCAGGCGCTGGCCGACCTCGCACAGGGACGCACGACCCTGGTCATCGCCCATCGGCTGGCGACGATCCGCGACGCCGACCGCATCGTGGTCCTGGGTGAGGACGGCATCGTCGAGCAGGGGCGGCACGCGGCATTGCTCGATGCCGACGGCGTCTATCGCCGCCTGCACGCGGCACAGTTCGGTTCGCCTCCGGAAGGCGAATTTTCCGCGACTGCGGCGGAGTGAGACCCAGCGTTTAAGCCATCCTCTGCCGTTGCGAACGCTCCGGTCCGGTGCCGTCGGCAAGCCGCTACGTCATGACCTCGGCCAGGATGCAAGGGATCTCCCCCGGGATCTCGCGGGCCATGAACCCGATGCCGCCGTAGCGGCGCGCGAGCCGGCGCCCGGCCTCGCCGTGGGCGTACACACTCCAAAGGGCGGCCGCCTCCGGCTCGGCACCGCGGGCCAGCAGGCCGACGACGAGGCCCGCGAGCGTGTCGCCGGAGCCCGACGTGGCTAACCCGACATGGCCGACTTCGTAGCACCAGGCGCGGCCATCCGGGGCGACCACATGGGTTCGGCCACCCTTCATGACCGTGACCGTGCCAAAGCGCTCGGTCGCGCGTCGGGCCGCTGCCAATGGATCCGCCTCGATCGCCGCACGATCCTCATCGAGGAGTTGCGCCATCTCGCCGGCATGCGGGGTGATGATCGCCGGCTTGGTCAGTCTCCGCGTCAGGTCGGGGACGGCACGCAACGCGGCAAGGGCGCCGGCATCGAGGACGAGCGCGGCCTCGCCGGCTCCGCGGACCAGAGCCCCGGTGACGCCCTCTGCGTCGGCATCCTCGGACATGCCGGGTCCGACCAAAACCGCATCGACGCGGGCCGCCCGCTTCGCGAGCGCCTCGGCGCAGGAGCGGTCGATGCCACCGTCCTCGGTCTGCTTGAGCCCGACGACCAGCGCCTCCGGCACCGCGATCCCGATTGGGATCGCCAGGTCCTGGCAGACCGCAAGTTGCAGCTTTCCGGCGCCGACCCGGAGTGCCGCATGGGCCGCCAGCAGCACCGCGCCGGGCAGGCCCGTACATCCGGCCACAATGAGGACGCGGCCACGTCCGTCCTTGCTGTCGCCGTCCGGCTCGGGCGGGGCCATGCTGCGGAGGATGTGCTCGGTGACCGGCGTGACGGTGCTCATGGTTTCCCCCGGGCGCTTAGGCTGCCGCCGTGCACGAGTTACGTCGCAGTCGCGTCGGCACCGGGTTCGGAGGTAACGGGAGTGCCTTCCGCCTCAAGGGGTGCGACGAAGTTGTAGCGGATCTGCACAAGCCCGCCGCCAGGTGCCGCGGAGGCCGAGAATGCGTACTCGGTCACGCCGCAATTCGGCACGTCCCCCCGGGCGTCGATGGCCAGGATCTCGGCCTCGGTCATCTCCTCCAACAGGTAGCGCAGACACAGCACAACCACCTGGTGGGCGACCAGGAGGATCCGGCGCCCATCATGGTGCAGGCCGACCGTGTCGAGGGCGCTGCGCAAGCGCAGGATCACGTCGCACCAGCTCTCGCCGCCCGGCGGGCGATGGTAGAACTTGCCGAGATCGCGGCGCAGTTCGGCCTGCTCGGGATGGTGTCTCTCGATCCCGATCCGCGTCAGCCGGTCGAGGATGCCGAACTCTTTCTCGCGCAGCCGCTCGTCCACGAGGAGCCGCGGCGTAGCGGATGCGACGCCGCCCGCCCTGCGGATCCCCTCGGCCGTCTCGACCGCGCGCCGGTACGGCGAGGCGAGGACGAGGTTCGGGCGCTCGTCGTCGGGGAGGCTGGCGAACCACCGCCCCAGAGCCTCCGCCTGAGAATGGCCGAGCGCACTGAGCGGCACGTCCACGTCGCGCTCCGGAATGTCGATGCGCGCGGCGCCCGCAGCCTGGGCTGCGTCGCGGGCGACGTTCCCGGAGCTTTCGCCATGGCGCAAGACCCACAACCGAAGCGGGTATCTCTGAGGCACGTGGATCTCCTGGAGCGAGGCCGGTTCGACAAGGCGGAACGTCGGGCCGGCAGGCCCGTTCCGGCCCGCCGACGCCCCGCGCCGCTCAGCGCTCCTCCGTGAGAACCCGGTCCAGCAGATCGAGGAGGCCGCCAGCGAAGGCCCGCATGTTCGCGACCCGGTCCGCGCCGCCGGTCTCGATCGTGGACACCAGCGTGACCGGTCCGCTGACCGCCAGGCAGGTGTGCCCGGCCGCATCGCCGTAGCGGTTGCCGCTTGGGCCGGCGGCGCCGGTCTCGGCGATACCCCAGGTCGCGCCGTGCCGTTCCCGGACCGTCCGGGCCAGGAGTGCGGCATAGCCTTCGGAGGCCGAGCGCAGGCCGGCCATCGCAGCGGCGTCGATGCCGAGCAGGCAGGCGCGGGCCTCGGCCGTGTAGACGATGGCGCCACCGAGGAAATACGCGCTGGCGCCAGCCACCGACAGGAGCGCGGCCGCGACGAGCCCCCCGGAGGACGACTCGGCGACCGCCAGCGTCTGCTTGCGCGCGATGAGCAGAGCCCCAAGGCTCGAGGCCCTCGGCAACAAATCACGCATGGCCAATTCTCTCGATCACGCGCCGGCTTCAGGCCAGACCGCGATCGTCGCGCCGGCGGATTGCAGAGTGACGCGGTGGGAATGCGCGTCGTCCCGGGTCTTGCACAGGTCGATCGCCGACGCGAACCGGGTCCGCGCGGCGATTTCAGTCTCGACATCCTCGGAGATGACCTCATGGCCATCGCGAGACGTGATCACCCGGAAGGGCGGGTGCTGCTTCAGGTCACTGGCTTCCACGGATGTCGCCTCTCATCGGATCGTGTCGCGGTAAGCGCCCGGCGACCGGGATCGTTGCGCAGGCCCGTGCCGATCCGCCGGATCCGGGCACAGTTCGTTAAGCCTACGGTCGTAGCCAGGAGGCTCCTCAACACGCGTGGGTGATATGCCGAGACTGGGCCATAGGATCATCGACGGGCTGGCCCTCGTCCTGGTCGGCACCGGGCTAGCTGCCATCGTGGCGGGGTATCAGAGCAACTTGCCGGCGCCGCCCTTGCAGGTCGCCGAACTCGCATCGTCCTGGGCCGATCCACTGACGACCGGATCGATCACGCGGGCGACCAAGGCCGACGCTGCCCCGATTCGGCCGGCCCGGAAAAGCGAGGCCCCGGCCCATCCCGCGGTCCCGGGCCCGCGGGTGTGGATCGATCCGCCGAACCGCTGACCACACCGCTCCTTTGCTCCGCCTCAGGTGAAGTCACATCCCCAGCGAACAGACCGGGTCCGGCCGCGTTGTCTTAGGAGCCCGAAGACGGGCCGAACCGAGGAAACGCACATGCGCATCAAGACTTACGGCTTCGCGGCCGCGCTCGCCGTCGCCCTGACCGGTACCGCCTATGCCCAGCAGCCAGCCGGCGGCGGCAGTGCGACCGGCAACATGAACAATCCCGGTTCGGTCAAGAGCAACAGCCAGAAGATGAACGAGGGCGCACCTGCCGCGACCACCGGCACCACAACGGGCGCGGCGGGTGCGGCAACTGTGCCGGGCACCGGCACCGCGCGGCCGGGCGTCGGAGCTGGCACAGGCAACACGGCTCCGGCCCGATAGCCGCACCGCCGGAACCGAGGCCCCACACCTCGGTTTCCGGCCCATGTCACGCTTCCTGTTCCCGGTCGCCATCGCACTCATTCTCGCCAGCGTCGCCTTCGCCCACTGGGAGAATTCAGGACCGGAACCTGGAGCGACGCCGGCCACGATACAAAGTCCGGCCGCGTCGGATCGGCTCAAGCTCGCGCGCTGACGTCGACACGACTAAACATCGAAGCTTCGGCCATTGGCGCCTTGTCGACAGTGCGTTCGAGACTGGAGCCGCCTCGCATAGCCGTCCAAGTCGGCGAGAAAAAACCCGGCCGCGCATGGGCGCGACCGGGCCTCGTTTCGGTCTGGTTGGATCGATCAGGTCCAGTCGCTGTCGTCGCCACCGCCGAGATCGCCGCCGAAATCACCGGAGGGATCGCTGAAGCTGGCATCCTGGAAGTCGCTGCCGCCACCGCCGTCGAGGGCCGAGCCGAGATCCTGGTTGCCACCGTCGCCGTAGTAGTTGTTCACGACCGTCTCACCGCCACCGCCAAGGCCTGCTGCCGCGGCGCTGCCGAGGCTCGAATGCCCACCCGCGAAGGCGTTCGACAGCGCGCTGCCGAGCAGCATGCCACCGGCCGCGCCGGCCGCCATCGGGAGCGCGGTAGCCATGAAGCCACCGCCCCGGGCCGGAGCTGCCTGAGGCTGCCCGCCCCACGGACCGCCCTGCTGCTGCGGCGGGTAGCCCGGCTGCTGCGGGTAACCCTGCTGGGGATAGCCCTGCTGGGGATTGCCCTGGGGCGCGCCGCCCCAGGGCTGGCCGCCAGGCCGCTGCTGCTGCCCGTAGCCGGGCTGCGGCTCCTGGCGCTGGCTGCCACCACCACCGAAGATGCTCGACAGGAAACCGCCACCGCCGGAGGACTGAGCCGGAGCGGCCTGGCTGCGCGCCTGCTCGAGCTGCTGGTTCAGGCTCTTGATCGCCTCTTCCTGTACATAGATCAGCTGAGCCATTGCGTAGGGAGCATAGGGCTGGGTGCGGAGCTTGTCGGCGATGAAGCGCTCGGCCTCCGCGTCGCGGGGCTGGGTCTGGGCCTGCTCCAGACGCTGGAAGATACCGGAGATGACGTCGCGTTCTTCGCTATTCATGGAGTCGTCCTCCTCGAGTCGTACCCGCGGGCTCGAACGCGCCGCACGGCCGCAGAGGACATGGGTGTGCGGTGACGCTTTGTCAGGGGCGGTTGCGAAAACTTCATCTCAGCGCGTCCAGGCCCCCGACGCAAGAAAGCCCGACCTTTCGGTCGGGCTTTCTCACCTGTTCCCACGAGGCCGGCGCGGGGAGCGCGCCGAACTCAGATCTTAGTACGAGCCGAACTTGTAGTTCAGGCCGGCGCGGACGACGGCGAACTCGTCGTCGCGGCGGCCGATGGCGCTGTAGGCCACCGGGACGAGGTTGGCGGCGTTGACGACCAGGGCGCCCTGGTTGCGGTTGCCGCGCTCCAGGTTGACGTACAGGCCTTCGACCTTGAGCGTCACGGCGCTCGAACGGAAGAAGTTCAGGAACGAGTCTGTGGGGAGCGCGTACTCGATGCCGCCGCCGACGGCGTAGCCGGTGCGGAAGCTGTCGTTGCCGGCGTAGCCGCCGAACGAGCGGTCAGCGCTGCCCGAGCCGTAGGCGAAGCCGCCGGTGCCGTACACGAGGGTGCGATCGAAGGCGTAGCCGAGGCGGCCGCGCACGGTGCCGAAATAGTCGAGGCTCGACAGGCCGCGTGGGTCGGTGACGTAGTAGCCCGGGGCGACGGCGCCGCTGATGAAGGCGTTGTTCCGGTTGCGGCCGAAGTCGAGGTACTGGGCGTCGGCCTCGATGCCGACGACCACGCCCGAGCCCGGGGTGAACTGATAGTTGTAGCCGACCTGGGCGCCGCCCGAGAAGCCGTCCTGGCTGCGGTCGCGGAAGGTGGCGGTGGTGCCGACGGCGGCGTAGGGGGCCGGGATGCCGAAGACCGAATTGTTGGAGCGGCTGCTGGCGTCGAACGCGTAGCCGGCGTTGATACCGAAGTAGGCGCCGGTCCAGGTGAACACGGGCACCGGGGTGAAGATCGGCGGCGGGGCGGCGCGGCGCGGCAGGTCGGCGGCGAAGGCCGAGCCAGCGAGAGCGACGCCCGCGAGGGCGGTGGTGGCGCGAAGCAGGGATTTCATCTTCTGGTCCTCACGGGTTGCTCCGCTTCGGCCTCTCGGGACCGATACGGAACGCGGATCTGACAATCGTCCAGCGGTTCCAGGGCTGCTTTACGCGGGCGGTATCGCCGACCGCTCATCGCGGCCCCTCTGGCAATCCGCCGTTTTTCCCCGGCACCTCGTGGGTCAAAACGCGCTCGAATGGTCAAGGTTCGCTTATGGCCACGCTTTTTCGCGCGATTTTCGTTTGACAAAGTGTCGCACCTCCCTGGACGCAATGGCCACGCTGGCGTTGGGCGTCGTCCGATACCATCATGGGGTCAGTGCGATAGCGGAGATCAGCCGCCCGTAATCCGCCTCTCCGCGATGCGTGGTCCGGCGATAACTGTAGAAGCGCTCCGGGTCCGCGTAGGTGCACAGGCCGAGCATCGCGGCCTCGCCGATCGCCGCCTCGCCGAGTCTTGCCAGGATGAAGCCCGGAAGATCGAACTGCGCATGCCCATCGCGA encodes:
- a CDS encoding ABC transporter ATP-binding protein, coding for MLKAFLAYYRPHRTLFLTDFGCAVLSGLLELGFPIAVKVFVDRLLPQQDWSLIVLAACGLALVYVANAGLMVVVTYWGHVLGINIETTMRARAFDHLQKLSFRFYDGQKTGHLVARVTKDLEEIGEVAHHGPEDLFIAVMTLIGAFALMVWVHPTLALITGAILPVIAFVSLRYGGRMTRNWQTQYGRVGAFNARIEENVGGMRVVQAFANEQHERALFARDNARYRDTKLEAYRLMAASLSINYLGLRLVQIAVLLGGAAFVVRGDLTAGGFVGFLLLVGVFYRPLEKIGAVIETYPKGVAGFRRYQDLLATEPDIVDRPDAIDAGTLRGDIRFEGVSFGYDASRPIFAGLDMAIAAGETIAFVGPSGVGKTTLCALLPRFYEVAAGRVTLDGIDVRALTLASLRRQIGIVQQDVFLFAGTIRENIAYGRLDATEAEIDQAARRARLGALIDSLPTGLDTVVGERGVRLSGGQKQRIAIARVFLKNPPILILDEATSALDTQTEREIQQALADLAQGRTTLVIAHRLATIRDADRIVVLGEDGIVEQGRHAALLDADGVYRRLHAAQFGSPPEGEFSATAAE
- a CDS encoding CinA family protein produces the protein MRDLLPRASSLGALLIARKQTLAVAESSSGGLVAAALLSVAGASAYFLGGAIVYTAEARACLLGIDAAAMAGLRSASEGYAALLARTVRERHGATWGIAETGAAGPSGNRYGDAAGHTCLAVSGPVTLVSTIETGGADRVANMRAFAGGLLDLLDRVLTEER
- a CDS encoding NAD(P)H-hydrate dehydratase translates to MSTVTPVTEHILRSMAPPEPDGDSKDGRGRVLIVAGCTGLPGAVLLAAHAALRVGAGKLQLAVCQDLAIPIGIAVPEALVVGLKQTEDGGIDRSCAEALAKRAARVDAVLVGPGMSEDADAEGVTGALVRGAGEAALVLDAGALAALRAVPDLTRRLTKPAIITPHAGEMAQLLDEDRAAIEADPLAAARRATERFGTVTVMKGGRTHVVAPDGRAWCYEVGHVGLATSGSGDTLAGLVVGLLARGAEPEAAALWSVYAHGEAGRRLARRYGGIGFMAREIPGEIPCILAEVMT
- a CDS encoding DUF2076 domain-containing protein — translated: MNSEERDVISGIFQRLEQAQTQPRDAEAERFIADKLRTQPYAPYAMAQLIYVQEEAIKSLNQQLEQARSQAAPAQSSGGGGFLSSIFGGGGSQRQEPQPGYGQQQRPGGQPWGGAPQGNPQQGYPQQGYPQQPGYPPQQQGGPWGGQPQAAPARGGGFMATALPMAAGAAGGMLLGSALSNAFAGGHSSLGSAAAAGLGGGGETVVNNYYGDGGNQDLGSALDGGGGSDFQDASFSDPSGDFGGDLGGGDDSDWT
- the fhuF gene encoding siderophore-iron reductase FhuF, with the protein product MIAEIAACVPASLEAYRGGVAVGPGGPTALPVAALREPAVFDATLATFGAGYGAADRRVLVSYWSQFYLAALATPALTALIRLGRPLPLGFDTTRLELDDAGRPARLLVPAETPDCRSSDCASGLAGLVEGHLSPFVEMCHARCGIAPRVLWGNAAVILDYVAGELGGANDPACTAAATRLGWRGTLACGRNPLAQALCADASGCRRRRVCCLRHRLPGVPSCGALCPLERATER
- a CDS encoding histidine phosphatase family protein, producing MPQRYPLRLWVLRHGESSGNVARDAAQAAGAARIDIPERDVDVPLSALGHSQAEALGRWFASLPDDERPNLVLASPYRRAVETAEGIRRAGGVASATPRLLVDERLREKEFGILDRLTRIGIERHHPEQAELRRDLGKFYHRPPGGESWCDVILRLRSALDTVGLHHDGRRILLVAHQVVVLCLRYLLEEMTEAEILAIDARGDVPNCGVTEYAFSASAAPGGGLVQIRYNFVAPLEAEGTPVTSEPGADATAT
- a CDS encoding porin family protein; the protein is MKSLLRATTALAGVALAGSAFAADLPRRAAPPPIFTPVPVFTWTGAYFGINAGYAFDASSRSNNSVFGIPAPYAAVGTTATFRDRSQDGFSGGAQVGYNYQFTPGSGVVVGIEADAQYLDFGRNRNNAFISGAVAPGYYVTDPRGLSSLDYFGTVRGRLGYAFDRTLVYGTGGFAYGSGSADRSFGGYAGNDSFRTGYAVGGGIEYALPTDSFLNFFRSSAVTLKVEGLYVNLERGNRNQGALVVNAANLVPVAYSAIGRRDDEFAVVRAGLNYKFGSY